The segment TCCCGTCACCTCCAGTCTCGCACAGAAGAACCCGCCCGTGTCGTTGTGATGGGGGTAGAAGCGTTCGGCGTGGCGGACCGACCCGTCGTAGCGCTCGCCCTCCCACTCGGTGACGCCGGGCACCGAGTCCAGCCCGCTCTCGAAGGGGACGACCCTACAGTCCTCGTTCGCGAGGACGTGATCGAGGACGGCCTCGTTCTCCTCGGGGGCGAACGTACACGTCGAGTAGACCACCGTTCCGCCTTCCCGGGTGGCCTGGATCGCCCGCCGGAGGATCCCTTTCTGGACGCCCGCGATCCCCTCGACGTGGTCCATCGTCCACTCGTCGAGCGCATCGGGGTTCTTGCGGATCGTCCCCTCACACGAGCAGGGGGCGTCGACCAGCGCCCGGTCGAACTCGGTACTGAAGGGTTTCAACGAGAAGTTTCGTGCGTCCGAGTTGGTCACCGCGACGCTCGTCGCGCCCAGGCGCTCGGCGTTCGAGCGGAGCGCGGAGAGGCGACCGAGGTTGCTGTCGTTGGCGACGACGAGTCCCCGATCGTCCATCAGCGCCGCGAGCTGCGTCGTCTTTCCGCCCGGCGCCGCACACGCGTCCCACACCCGTTCCCCGGGGTCGGGATCGAGTACCGTCGCCGGGAGCGAGGAGATCTCCTCCTGGCCGTGGATCCAGCCGTGGAAGTACGGCCACGTGTTGCCTGGCTTCGTCGTCTCGAGTTCGAGTACCCGCTCGTTCCATTCGCGCCCCTCCCAGCCGATGCCCTCCTCGTCGAGGGCATCGCGGACGCGTTCGGGACCTGCCTTTATCGCGTTCACCCGAACGACGGCGGGGAGCGGCCGCTCGCAGGCGGCGAGGAACGCCTCGAAGTCGTCGACGAGCGGTTCGTACCGCCGGAGCGGCTCCATCACCCACGGCTACCGCCGGCCGGCGTTTGGGCGTTTCGATCGGCCCCCTCAACACTCCGGGTGGTACCCCTCCCTGTACTCCGCGTGTTCGAGCCACTCCTCGAGCGCGGGTCGGACGTGATAGCGGGCCGTCTCGGTCCGCTCGTCGTACTCGATCGCTCCCGCGGCGACCAGTTTCGGCACGTGGCGCTCGCGGAGCTCGTCGGCGATCCGGTTCGAACGACGCTCGGCTGTGATGGTTCTGCCGTCGTCCTCCAACTGCCCCACCCGAACCGCCAGTCGATCGACCGTCATCGAGCCCCCCTTGGCTCGATGGAGTGCGTACAGTGCGTACCGTCTTCGGCGATCGCTCAGCACCTCGAACACCGAATCGAGGTCGAGCACCGACGCCGTCGTCGTCGTGTTCATTCCATCCCCCTCTCGGTCATTATTGAGCTATAGTTCATTGTTGGCTGCTAGTATCAGTTGGCGAATTTTATACGATCCCTGTCACTTACTGTGGGAGATGGATATCGACGTCCATAAGTACTAGGCTTGATAGCCCATGCCGCGAGGTCGGCTTCTTCGATCCATCGTAGCAAGCCACGCGTTGAAGTCGGTCGGGGACGATGACAGCCCATGGCACAGATCGCCGTCCACGACGAGTCGGTCTCGTTCGACGAGCCGTTCCTCGTCGAGGGGCTACCGGGGCTCGGCCTCGTCGGGAAGATCGCGACCGACCACATCGTCCGTGAACTCGAGATGACCCACTACGCGAGCGTCCACTGCGACGGACTCCCCCGGATCGGCGTCTACCACCAGGACGACGACGACCTGAAGCCGCCCGTTCGGCTGTACGCCGCCCCCGAACACGACCTGCTCGCGCTCCAGAGCGAGGTGCCCGTCTCGGGTAGCGGAGCACCCGAGTTCGCCGTCTGCGTCTCGAGTTGGTTCGAGGACGAGGGGGTGACGCCGATCTATCTCAGCGGCCGGCCCGCCGAGAAGGACTCGTTCCCCGAACTGTACGGGGTCGCGACCGGCGACGGTCGACGCCACCTCGACGATGCGGGGATCGTCCCGCCCCGCGAGACGGGGTTCATCAGCGGGCCGACGGGCGCGCTGCTCAACCGAGCGGCAGAGGTCGATCTCGACAGCGTCGGGCTGGTCGTCGAGAGCAACCCTCAGTTTCCGGACCCCGAGGCCGCCCGCGCGCTCATCAAGAACGGGATCGGCCCGATCACCGGCGTCGAGGTCGACGTCGACTCGCTGGTCGAGCAGGCCGAGGAGATCCGCGAGCAACGAGAACAGCTCGCCCAGCGGATGGGACAGGCCGAGGACGACGAGAGCACCCAGGCCCGCCCGCTCGGGATGTACCAGTAACCCCGCCCGCGCCGGTGGCCGTCTCCTCCATCGACGGAAACGATACGCACGGATCGGGAACCGTCGCGGGACGAACGTTCCGCCCTATTTGATACGAGTAGTAGGATTTGAAAACAAAGTATTTACCAACCCCAGATAACTCAGATCTGAATGCGATCGCACGCCTGGATCGGGCCACTACGAGGGGAGGTGCAGTAAGTGGCAGCCGGATCCCGCCTCGCCGAGACGGTCACGGAACGTCGTCGCGCGGTCATCACGGTCATGTTCGTGCTCACGATCGTGCTGAGCGGCGGCGTCGGCAGCCTGGAGTACTCCTCCTCGCTCGACCAGTTCAAAAGCGACGGACCGGAAGCGGAACGATTGGACTACGTCGAGACCAACTTCGGCGATGAGGGTGGGACGACCACTCAGATCCTCGTTCGCGACGAGAACGTCCTCTCGAAGGAGTCGTTGATCGCCACTCTGGAGCTCCAGCGCGAGTTCCGCGAGGACGGGACCGTCAGTCCGACGCTCGTCGAGGACGACCCGTTCGCCGACCTCTCGACGATCGTTGCGACCACGGCCATCCGCGAGGAACGTGCGGCCGACGCCCGGACACGGCCCGATCCGTCGACGGTCGATCCGACCCTCGACGAACAGATCGAACAGTTGGAGTCGATGAACCAGTCGGAGATCGACGCCGTCCTCGATACGGTCCTCGACGAGGACGGTTCGGCGGAGGCGTTCGTCTTCCTGCCGACGGACTACGAGCCCGGTTCGATGGAGGCCGACACGCGACTGCTGTTCGTGACCCAGCAGGCCGACGGCCAGCAGGTCATCGAGGGCGAGTCCTCCGAGGAGATCGTCGAGTCCCAGCTCGCGATGGACGCGATGGTCGAGGACCGATTCGCCGACGGCTTCGCGTTCGGCGAGGGAATCATCACCGACGAGATCGATCGATCGCTCGTCGATAGCCTCTCGTTGGTTCTTCCGTTAGCGCTGCTGTTCGTCTGTCTCGTCCTCACCGTCGCCTACCGGGACCTGCTCGACATCCTCCTCGGACTCGCGGGCATCGTCGTCGTCCTGCTGTGGACGCTCGGGTTCATGGGCTGGGTCGGCATCCCCTTCACCCAGATCATGGTCGCGGTTCCCGCGCTGCTCGTAGGGCTGTCGATCGACTACGCGATCCACGTCTTCATGCGCCACCGCGAGCGCCGCGAAGAGGAACGGGACTCCTCGGGGGCCGCGATGCGGATCGTCCTCGGCGGGCTGGGCGTCGCACTCCTCTGGGTGACGACGACCGCGGTGTTCGGCTTCCTCTCGAACCTCGTGAGTCCGGTCGCGCCGATCCGCGAGTTCGGCGTCGTGAGCGCGTTCGGCATCGTCGCGGCCCTGCTCGTCTTCGGGGTGCTGGTGCCGGCGGCCAAGGTCGAACTCGACGAACTGCTCGAGGCTCGCGGGATCGACCGCCGAAACCGCGCGTTCGGCACCGACGGGGCGTTCGCGAATGTCCTCTCGCTCGGCGAACGTGCGGCGAACCGCACGCCCTGGGCCGTGATTTGCGCGGTCCTGCTCGTGACCGCTGCCGGTGCTGCCGGCGCGACGCAGGTGGACACGACGTTCGAACGGGAGGACTTCATCGCCGACGACCCGCCGGCGTGGATGGCGTCGCTGCCGGGGCCGCTCG is part of the Halalkalicoccus sp. CG83 genome and harbors:
- a CDS encoding DUF7344 domain-containing protein — its product is MNTTTTASVLDLDSVFEVLSDRRRRYALYALHRAKGGSMTVDRLAVRVGQLEDDGRTITAERRSNRIADELRERHVPKLVAAGAIEYDERTETARYHVRPALEEWLEHAEYREGYHPEC
- a CDS encoding efflux RND transporter permease subunit, with the protein product MAAGSRLAETVTERRRAVITVMFVLTIVLSGGVGSLEYSSSLDQFKSDGPEAERLDYVETNFGDEGGTTTQILVRDENVLSKESLIATLELQREFREDGTVSPTLVEDDPFADLSTIVATTAIREERAADARTRPDPSTVDPTLDEQIEQLESMNQSEIDAVLDTVLDEDGSAEAFVFLPTDYEPGSMEADTRLLFVTQQADGQQVIEGESSEEIVESQLAMDAMVEDRFADGFAFGEGIITDEIDRSLVDSLSLVLPLALLFVCLVLTVAYRDLLDILLGLAGIVVVLLWTLGFMGWVGIPFTQIMVAVPALLVGLSIDYAIHVFMRHRERREEERDSSGAAMRIVLGGLGVALLWVTTTAVFGFLSNLVSPVAPIREFGVVSAFGIVAALLVFGVLVPAAKVELDELLEARGIDRRNRAFGTDGAFANVLSLGERAANRTPWAVICAVLLVTAAGAAGATQVDTTFEREDFIADDPPAWMASLPGPLAPGEYGAKEDLAVLNDHARQDTRTQVVVTGDVTDDRTLERIADAHDVAADRNAVLVLSSGETGVRSPISVMRAVAAEDEEFAEAFVAADTDGDGVPDEDVESVYDAFYEADEERAAEVVHRTDDGEYEAVRMLVTMQGDASSEVMADDTRVVASSLDGDGLEATATGQPVVFSVVEDELFETVVQSLSVTLGAVAVLLTLVYRRTAGSALLGAVTLAPIVCSVAWILGTMALLGMPFNAITGTITSLTVGLGVAYNIHMTERYLLERRCGEVPAEALRRSVRGTGGALLGSAATTVGGFGVLAFAILPPLQQFGLITGLTIVYAFVGGVFVLPSLLVLWERHVDAAVGFAVNRPVEAATDGGRE
- a CDS encoding proteasome assembly chaperone family protein — its product is MAQIAVHDESVSFDEPFLVEGLPGLGLVGKIATDHIVRELEMTHYASVHCDGLPRIGVYHQDDDDLKPPVRLYAAPEHDLLALQSEVPVSGSGAPEFAVCVSSWFEDEGVTPIYLSGRPAEKDSFPELYGVATGDGRRHLDDAGIVPPRETGFISGPTGALLNRAAEVDLDSVGLVVESNPQFPDPEAARALIKNGIGPITGVEVDVDSLVEQAEEIREQREQLAQRMGQAEDDESTQARPLGMYQ
- a CDS encoding RsmB/NOP family class I SAM-dependent RNA methyltransferase, translated to MEPLRRYEPLVDDFEAFLAACERPLPAVVRVNAIKAGPERVRDALDEEGIGWEGREWNERVLELETTKPGNTWPYFHGWIHGQEEISSLPATVLDPDPGERVWDACAAPGGKTTQLAALMDDRGLVVANDSNLGRLSALRSNAERLGATSVAVTNSDARNFSLKPFSTEFDRALVDAPCSCEGTIRKNPDALDEWTMDHVEGIAGVQKGILRRAIQATREGGTVVYSTCTFAPEENEAVLDHVLANEDCRVVPFESGLDSVPGVTEWEGERYDGSVRHAERFYPHHNDTGGFFCARLEVTG